In Halorubellus sp. JP-L1, one DNA window encodes the following:
- a CDS encoding NAD(P)/FAD-dependent oxidoreductase: MNGLSGTSVLVVGAGFGGLSTACYLADAGADVTVVEKNDGLGGRASTLERDGFRFDMGPSWYLMPDVFERFFGEFDREPTDYYGLEHLDPHYRIFFKDGDRVDVTPDLERSKEVFESYEDGAGDALERYLEQSAENYEVGMEHFVYEDRPRLRDWLDGDVAKQARGLTLLGSMQDHVENYFDHPKLQQIMQYTLVFLGGSPNNTPALYNLMSHVDFELGVWYPEGGMGGVVDGMADLGRELGVEFVTDTPVSEIMGRRGGFKVTTEPGETFFPDLVVSDADYAHTELELLDEGKRAYDADYWESRTYAPSAFLMYMGVEGDVEELEHHTLVLPTDWQQHFDEIFEDPAWPEDPAYYLCVPSKTDDSVAPDGHSNLFALVPVAPGLHDDSETREYYRDLVLDDVAENTGVDLRDRMVVEETFTISDFADRYNAYGGSALGLAHTLRQTSLFRPSRRSESVDGLYYTGSYTTPGIGVPMCLISGELTADAVREDAGLDPVRQG, translated from the coding sequence ATGAACGGGCTCTCCGGAACCTCGGTTCTCGTCGTCGGTGCCGGGTTCGGCGGACTGTCGACGGCGTGCTACCTCGCGGACGCCGGCGCGGACGTAACCGTCGTCGAGAAGAACGACGGCCTCGGTGGTCGCGCCTCGACCCTCGAACGCGACGGCTTCCGGTTCGACATGGGGCCGTCGTGGTACCTGATGCCGGACGTCTTCGAGCGGTTCTTCGGCGAGTTCGACCGGGAGCCGACGGACTACTACGGCCTCGAGCACCTCGACCCGCACTATCGCATCTTCTTCAAGGACGGCGACCGCGTCGACGTGACGCCGGACCTCGAACGGTCGAAGGAGGTGTTCGAGTCCTACGAGGACGGCGCCGGCGACGCCCTCGAGCGCTACCTCGAGCAGAGCGCGGAGAACTACGAAGTCGGGATGGAGCACTTCGTGTACGAGGACCGACCGCGCCTCCGGGACTGGCTCGACGGCGACGTCGCGAAGCAAGCCCGCGGCCTCACGCTACTGGGATCGATGCAGGACCACGTCGAGAACTACTTCGACCACCCGAAGCTCCAGCAGATCATGCAGTACACGCTCGTCTTCCTCGGCGGGTCCCCGAACAACACGCCCGCGCTCTACAACCTCATGAGTCACGTCGACTTCGAGCTCGGCGTCTGGTACCCCGAGGGCGGCATGGGCGGCGTCGTCGACGGCATGGCCGACCTCGGCCGGGAACTCGGCGTCGAGTTCGTCACGGACACGCCCGTTTCCGAGATCATGGGTCGCCGCGGCGGGTTCAAGGTTACCACGGAGCCGGGGGAGACGTTCTTCCCCGACCTCGTCGTGAGCGACGCGGACTACGCGCACACCGAACTGGAACTCCTCGACGAGGGCAAGCGGGCCTACGACGCGGACTACTGGGAGTCGAGGACGTACGCGCCGTCGGCGTTCCTCATGTACATGGGCGTCGAGGGCGACGTCGAGGAACTGGAACACCACACGCTCGTGCTGCCGACGGACTGGCAGCAGCACTTCGACGAGATATTCGAGGACCCGGCGTGGCCCGAGGACCCCGCGTACTACCTCTGCGTCCCCTCGAAGACGGACGACTCGGTCGCGCCCGACGGCCACTCGAACCTGTTCGCGCTCGTCCCCGTCGCGCCCGGGCTCCACGACGACTCCGAGACGCGCGAGTACTACCGCGACCTCGTGCTCGACGACGTCGCCGAGAACACGGGCGTCGACCTCCGCGACCGCATGGTCGTCGAGGAGACGTTCACCATCTCGGACTTCGCCGACCGCTACAACGCGTACGGCGGGTCCGCGCTCGGGCTCGCGCACACGCTCCGCCAGACGTCGCTGTTCCGGCCGTCGCGGCGCTCCGAGAGCGTCGACGGCCTCTACTACACGGGGTCGTACACGACGCCCGGCATCGGCGTTCCGATGTGTCTCATCAGCGGGGAACTGACCGCGGACGCGGTCCGCGAAGACGCCGGTCTCGACCCCGTCCGCCAGGGATGA
- the cruF gene encoding bisanhydrobacterioruberin hydratase: protein MASDGPSADSRSLADATADSSERERLQARLDELVREHRFTIAVVFPLVGAVSLVASAEGWYPDPVVFLEFNPLFVLFGVLVMRLPLVAGVAPLVDRKAGVALALLTAYAYGIEYVGATTGWPYGAFEYTVPLGPMIADTIPVALPVFFFPLVLNAYLLTLLLLGDRADSTPIRLGATIAAVLATDLVLDPGAVAVRFWAYDCAATGTCGYYGVPWSNYAGWVLSATVAVLAFDRGLDRAGLGRRLRECEFMLDDLVSFVLLWGGINALYGNWIPVAIAAALGVGLLRTDRFDFAVGDSALLRAVRR, encoded by the coding sequence ATGGCGTCTGACGGCCCCAGCGCCGACTCGCGGTCGCTCGCGGACGCGACCGCCGACTCGTCCGAGCGCGAGCGCCTGCAGGCGCGACTCGACGAACTCGTCCGCGAGCACCGGTTCACGATCGCGGTCGTGTTCCCGCTCGTCGGCGCGGTCTCGCTCGTCGCGAGCGCCGAAGGCTGGTACCCCGACCCCGTCGTCTTCCTCGAGTTCAATCCGCTCTTCGTGCTGTTCGGCGTCCTCGTGATGCGGCTCCCGCTCGTCGCCGGCGTCGCCCCGCTCGTCGACCGGAAGGCCGGCGTCGCGCTCGCGCTCCTGACGGCGTACGCGTACGGCATCGAGTACGTCGGCGCCACCACCGGCTGGCCGTACGGCGCGTTCGAGTACACCGTCCCCCTCGGACCGATGATTGCTGACACCATTCCCGTCGCCCTCCCCGTGTTCTTCTTCCCGCTCGTCCTGAACGCGTACCTCCTCACGCTCCTCCTGCTCGGCGACCGCGCCGACAGCACGCCGATACGGCTCGGTGCGACCATCGCCGCCGTCCTCGCGACCGACCTCGTCCTCGACCCCGGCGCCGTCGCCGTCCGGTTCTGGGCGTACGACTGCGCCGCGACCGGCACCTGCGGCTACTACGGCGTGCCGTGGTCGAACTACGCGGGCTGGGTGCTCTCCGCGACCGTCGCCGTCCTCGCGTTCGACCGCGGCCTCGACCGCGCCGGCCTCGGGCGTCGCCTCCGCGAGTGCGAGTTCATGCTCGACGACCTCGTGAGCTTCGTCCTCCTCTGGGGGGGAATCAACGCCCTCTACGGGAACTGGATCCCCGTCGCCATCGCGGCCGCCCTCGGCGTCGGCCTCCTCCGAACCGACCGCTTCGACTTCGCCGTCGGCGACAGCGCACTCCTCAGGGCCGTCCGACGCTGA
- the speB gene encoding agmatinase, whose protein sequence is MFPGAGVDRDAAEYVVVGAPLDVSTSFQPGTRFGPERVRRYARAFDDYDHATGTHFTALDVADHGDVRAWDDAVEYLEYLEGVCTDVLWDDAVPLVVGGEHTVSVAGVRAVDPDVFVCLDAHLDLKTEYDGNELSHATVTRHALETADRAVVLGARAGSEAEYERASEGDVTVVEPAAVPAWEPSFDADASVYLSVDVDAADPAFAPGTGTPEPFGLDAATLRDVVRSVAATGCVDGFDVVEVNDRDDGQAATLAAKLLRAFVYAHAAAE, encoded by the coding sequence ATGTTCCCGGGCGCGGGCGTCGACCGCGACGCCGCGGAGTACGTCGTCGTCGGCGCACCGCTCGACGTCTCGACGTCGTTCCAGCCCGGGACGCGGTTCGGGCCCGAGCGCGTCCGCCGGTACGCGCGCGCGTTCGACGACTACGACCACGCCACCGGCACGCACTTTACTGCGCTGGACGTCGCCGACCACGGCGACGTCCGCGCGTGGGACGACGCCGTCGAGTACCTGGAGTACCTCGAGGGCGTCTGTACGGACGTCCTGTGGGACGATGCGGTCCCGCTCGTCGTCGGCGGCGAGCACACGGTGTCGGTCGCGGGCGTTCGCGCGGTCGACCCGGACGTGTTCGTCTGTCTCGACGCACACCTCGACCTCAAGACCGAGTACGACGGGAACGAGTTGAGTCACGCGACGGTGACGCGTCACGCGCTGGAGACCGCTGACCGTGCGGTCGTCCTCGGGGCGCGTGCGGGGAGCGAAGCGGAGTACGAGCGCGCGAGCGAGGGCGACGTGACCGTCGTCGAGCCGGCGGCCGTTCCCGCGTGGGAGCCGTCGTTCGATGCGGACGCGTCGGTGTACCTGTCCGTGGACGTGGACGCGGCGGACCCGGCGTTCGCGCCGGGGACGGGGACGCCCGAGCCGTTCGGGCTGGACGCGGCGACGCTCCGGGACGTCGTCCGGTCGGTCGCGGCGACGGGGTGCGTCGACGGGTTCGACGTCGTCGAGGTGAACGACCGCGACGACGGCCAGGCCGCGACCCTCGCCGCGAAACTCCTGCGGGCGTTCGTGTACGCGCACGCCGCGGCGGAGTGA
- a CDS encoding phytoene/squalene synthase family protein produces the protein MHDEHVEEGKAIQRETGKTFHIATRLLPERIRHPTYVLYGFFRIADEVVDDPDGRSREERARRLEELRAQALGEAPADDAVLEAFAELCEEYGIDDEWVNEFVDAMAADVDTDRYETYADLEAYMRGSAAAVGVMMTEIMHLDDDAHEQALPHAIALGEAFQLSNFVRDVREDVVDRDRVYLPEATLERHGATVEDVERLEFTPEIRDAIATETARADSLYREGVAGIRYLPEDCQLAVLLAAVLYAEHHRVVRRRDYDTVSVDVDLPTWRKLWCLVRTRWHWQWNRDPEAVFRRVSAVPYGDDRTEERAEQSSCTDFDYREALGRVRGWLPSW, from the coding sequence ATGCACGACGAACACGTGGAGGAAGGGAAGGCGATCCAGCGGGAGACTGGGAAGACCTTCCACATCGCGACCCGATTGCTCCCCGAACGCATCAGGCACCCGACGTACGTCCTCTACGGGTTCTTCCGGATCGCGGACGAGGTCGTCGACGACCCCGACGGTCGGTCTCGCGAGGAGCGTGCGCGGCGACTCGAGGAGTTGCGCGCGCAAGCACTCGGCGAGGCGCCCGCGGACGACGCGGTGCTGGAGGCGTTCGCGGAGCTATGCGAGGAGTACGGCATCGACGACGAGTGGGTGAACGAGTTCGTCGACGCGATGGCGGCGGACGTCGACACGGACCGCTACGAGACGTACGCGGACCTCGAGGCGTACATGCGCGGGTCGGCGGCGGCCGTCGGCGTGATGATGACGGAGATCATGCACCTCGACGACGACGCCCACGAGCAGGCGCTCCCGCACGCGATCGCGCTCGGGGAGGCGTTCCAGTTGTCGAACTTCGTCCGGGACGTCCGCGAGGACGTCGTCGACCGCGACCGCGTCTACCTCCCCGAGGCGACCCTCGAGCGCCACGGTGCGACCGTCGAGGACGTCGAGCGTCTCGAGTTCACGCCGGAGATTCGGGACGCCATCGCGACGGAGACCGCGCGCGCGGATTCGCTGTACCGCGAGGGCGTCGCCGGCATCCGGTACCTGCCCGAGGACTGCCAGCTCGCGGTCCTGCTCGCGGCGGTCCTGTACGCCGAACACCACCGCGTGGTGCGACGTCGCGACTACGACACCGTGAGCGTGGACGTGGACCTGCCGACGTGGCGGAAGCTCTGGTGTCTCGTTCGCACGCGCTGGCACTGGCAGTGGAACAGGGACCCCGAGGCCGTCTTCCGGCGCGTGTCGGCGGTTCCGTACGGCGACGACCGCACCGAGGAGCGCGCCGAGCAGTCCTCGTGCACGGACTTCGACTACCGCGAAGCGCTCGGTCGCGTCCGCGGCTGGCTGCCGTCGTGGTAG
- a CDS encoding prenyltransferase encodes MTAERTPKSTTTAVGEALASLLTLSRPRFWFYLAGPVVVGVAYAAADVPDLFAPVALALFAYFLVPANVYLYGVNDVFDRDVDEANPKKDGREARFSGETWVAVVVAACGLLLVPVAAFAPPLAWPYLAAYAVLATEYSAPPLRFKTTPFLDSLSNGLYVLPGAAAYAAVAGQHPPLAALVGAWLWTMAMHTFSAIPDIEPDREAGISTLATVLGETRTYAYCFATWTAAAVAFAAVDFRLGALLAVYPVFVAWVARSSVAVDRAYWWFPYLNTVIGTMLTLGALWRLTNGV; translated from the coding sequence ATGACCGCCGAGCGAACGCCAAAATCGACCACGACAGCGGTCGGCGAGGCGCTCGCGTCCCTGCTCACGCTCTCGCGGCCCCGGTTCTGGTTCTACCTCGCCGGACCGGTCGTCGTCGGCGTCGCGTACGCCGCCGCGGACGTCCCCGACCTGTTCGCGCCCGTCGCGCTCGCGCTGTTCGCGTACTTCCTCGTCCCGGCGAACGTCTACCTGTACGGCGTCAACGACGTCTTCGACCGGGACGTCGACGAAGCGAACCCGAAGAAGGACGGTCGCGAGGCGCGGTTCTCGGGCGAGACGTGGGTCGCGGTGGTCGTCGCCGCCTGCGGCCTCCTGCTCGTTCCGGTCGCCGCGTTCGCGCCGCCGCTCGCGTGGCCGTACCTCGCCGCGTACGCCGTCCTCGCCACCGAGTACAGCGCGCCGCCGCTGCGGTTCAAGACGACGCCGTTCCTGGACTCGCTCTCGAACGGCCTCTACGTCCTCCCCGGCGCGGCCGCGTACGCCGCCGTCGCCGGCCAGCACCCACCACTTGCGGCGCTCGTCGGTGCGTGGCTGTGGACGATGGCGATGCACACGTTCTCCGCCATCCCCGACATCGAACCCGACCGCGAGGCCGGCATCAGTACCCTCGCGACCGTCCTCGGCGAGACGCGGACGTACGCGTACTGCTTCGCGACCTGGACCGCCGCCGCGGTCGCGTTCGCCGCAGTCGACTTCCGCCTGGGCGCGCTCCTCGCGGTCTACCCCGTCTTCGTCGCGTGGGTCGCGCGCTCGTCGGTCGCCGTCGACCGCGCGTACTGGTGGTTCCCGTACCTGAACACCGTGATCGGCACGATGCTCACGCTCGGCGCGCTCTGGAGGCTGACGAATGGCGTCTGA